The stretch of DNA GCAGAGGGTCATGAGGTCGTCGGTGTCTTCGCCGGCATCGTTCATGAGTCGGCGAACGGCACTGTCGGTCACCTCCTCGTCGGCAATGGCGATGGGGCGCATGTGTAGGTCGACGAGCTTCTGAACATACTTCATCTTGGCATCTAAAGGCAGTTTGAGGCGTCGGAACAGTTCGGGCACCATTCGTGCACCGATGAAGTTGTGGTTGTGGAAGGTCCATCCCGCGGCGTTGTCCCATCGTTTGGTTCGGGCTTTTCCGATGTCGTGCAGCAGAGCCGCCCAGCGCAGCCAAAGGTTGTCGGTGTGGCAGCAAATATTGTCGAGCACTTCGAGGGTGTGATAGAAGTTGTTTTTATGGGCTCGTCCGTTGCGTGTTTCCACGTTGTCGAGCTGTGAGAGTTCGGGAAAGATGAGTGGGAGCAGACCGCAGCGTTGGAGATCGACGAATCCACGACTGGGTTGTGACGTCATCATGATTTTGTTGAGTTCGTCGGCAATGCGTTCGCCGCTAATGATGCGGATGCGTTCGGCATTGCGGGTGAGCGCGTCGAAGGTTTCGTCGTCAATGAAGAAGCGCAGTTGGGTGGCGAAGCGGATGCAGCGAAGCATGCGGAGAGGGTCGTCGGAGAAGGTGATATCGGGGTCGAGAGGTGTGCGGATGAGGCCGTCTTCGAGGTCGGCGATTCCGTCGAAAGGGTCGGTGAGTTGTCCGAAACGTTCGGCATTGAGGCAGATGGCCATGGCATTGATGGTGAAGTCGCGTCGGTTTTGGTCGTCCTCGAGGGTGCCATCCTCTACGACGGGTTTGCGCGAGTCGTGGCTGTAGCTTTCTTTCCGCGCTCCGACGAACTCCACCTCATAGTCGCGGTATTTGACCTGGGCTGTCCCGAAATGGCGAAACACCGAGATGTGCGCTTTCCTTCCCAGTCGTTGCCGCAGGGCATCGGCTACGCGAATACCGCTCCCGACGACCACGACGTCGATGTCATTCGAAGGACGTTCGAGAAAGAGGTCGCGCACGTAGCCGCCTACGACGTAGCATTCGAGTCCGAGCGCATCGGCAGCTTCGGAAATACGGTGAAAAATATCTTGATCGAGCAATTCTGCCAGTTGGGCATCGGATAGCATCTTCATATTGCGTATATCTGTTTTTAGGCTTGCAAAGGTAAGCATAAAAGTTGAAACGCTCCGCTCTCCCTTTTTCTCCTTACTCTTTCTCTCCTTCCTACTTCCTCTCTTTTTTTCGTATCTTTGCACCGCAATACAAACAAGAATCAAGATGAAAGAACTCGAATTGAAGTACGGATGCAATCCGAACCAGCAACCCTCGCGGATATGGATCGAGCGTGGCGAACTGCCTCTCGAAGTGCTTAACGGAAGACCGGGCTATATCAATTTTCTCGATGCGCTGAATGGTTGGCAGTTGGTGAGTGAACTGAAAGCGGCTTGCGGTCTGCCGGCAGCGGCCAGTTTTAAACATGTCTCGCCGGCCGGCGCAGCCCTTGGACTGCCGCTCGACGACACGCTGCGGCATATCTATTTCACGCCCGACACGCCTCTCTCACCTTTGGCCTGTGCCTATGCTCGTGCCCGAGGAGCTGACCGCATGAGCAGCTACGGCGATTTCATCGCCCTGAGTGACGTCTGCGACGAGAGCACCGCCCGGATCATCGGGCCTGAAGTGTCTGACGGCGTCATTGCGCCCGGCTTCACCCCCGAGGCTCTCGCCCTGCTCAAGGCTAAACGCCGTGGTACTTACAGCATCATCTGTATCGACCCTGCCTACACGCCCGATCCGATTGAGCGCAAACAGGTATTCGGCATTACCTTCGAGCAGGCCCGGAACCATCTGCGACTCGACTCGCCCGAGCTCTTTGCTCACATCCCCACGCGTAATCAGAGTTTTACTCCAGAAGCTCGGCGCGACCTCGTCCTGGCTCTCATTACCCTGAAGTATACCCAGAGTAATTCGGTTTGCTATGCCAAGGACGGACAGGCCATCGGCATCGGAGCCGGACAGCAAAGCCGGATCCACTGCACCCGACTGGCCGGGCAGAAGGCCGACACCTGGTGGTTGCGGCAGCATCCGCGGGTGATGAATCTGCCTTTCGTCGAGGGCATCCGCCGAGCCGATCGCGACAATTGTATCGACCTCTTCATCGGCGACGACCACGACGACGTTCTTGCCGAGGGTGCTTGGCAGCAGTTCTTCCGTCACCGTCCCGAGCCTCTCACCGCCGAGGAGCGGCGCGAGTGGATCGCACGTCAGAGGGGTGTCTCTCTGGGTAGTGATGCCTTCTTCCCTTTTGGCGACAACATCGAGCGAGCCCATCGCAGCGGCGTGCAGTTCATCGCACAGGCCGGCGGATCGGTGCGCGACGACCACGTCATCGCTACCTGCGACAAATACGACATCGCCATGGCCTTTACCGGCGTGAGACTGTTTCACCATTAATCCCCTCTTCTTAGATGGACATCGACGACATCATCTCGGGCGGCGGAATGACCTTCCGAAAAGGTTCTTCCGTCACGCCGCGGTCTGAAAAGAAGGTGAAGACCAAGGCCAAGAAAAAACAATATATCACCGGAGCGCATGGCAGCGGTTCTGCCAAACAAAAGGCCAAATACCGCGAGCAACGCGCCAACCGCAAACGGCGATAACTCGCCCCATTTCTCGAGAAGTACCGCTGGCAGACCCGGCGGTGCTTCTCTCTTTTTCGGAACCACCGCCGGGACTCGCTGAAGGATTCCTCGTGGCGGGAAACGGCCGCTGGCACCCAGGGAAGGATTCCCCGCGGCGGGAAACGGCCGCTGGCACCCAGGGAAGGATTCCCCGCGGCGGGAAACGGCCGCTGACACCCAGGGAAGGATTCCCCGCGGCGGGAAACGGCCGCTGGCACCCAGGGAAGGATTCCCCGCGGCGGGAAACGGCCGCTGGCACCCAGGAAAGGATTCCCCGCGGCGGGAAATGGCCGCTGGCACCCAGGGAAGGATTCCCCGCGGCGGGAAATGGCCGCTGGCACCCAGGGACGATTCCCCGCCGCGGGGAATCGTCACAGAAATAAAAACGGCGTCTCTGATCATTTCAGAGACGCCGTTTTCGTCGTATTCTATACAGAAACATTTGTCTTAACTCCCTTTTACTCCTTTACTCCTTAACTCCTCCTTTATTCCTTCCCTCCTTTATTCCTTCTCTCCCTAAAACCCTCTCCACCGCCTCATAGATGGCTTTGCCGCGCAGGCCCTTGGCCACGATGCGACCCTCGGGACTGACGAGCAGAATCTCGGGGATAGAGATGATGGAATAGGCCGAGAGCACCTCTTTGCGCGCCTCCTTGGAGAGGAGCAGGTGAGCCCAGAGAGCACCGTCGTCGGCAATAGCCTTGAGCCAATCGGCACGGCGGAAGTCGGTAGAAACCCCCAAGACGGCGAGCCCACGGGTTTTGAAGTCGGTATAGGCGCGCAGAAGATTCGGTGTCTCTTTGCGACACCAGGTGCAACTCGAACTCCAAAAGTCTACCAACACGTACCGCCCGCGGAAGTCTTTCAGCGACAGCGGTCGACCCTCGGGGTCGATTCCCGTGATGTCGGGTGCCGGTCGGCCTACCAGGGTTCGTTCAGCCGCCTCCACCTTCTGCATTGCTCGCAGGAAGTAAAGGCTTTGACGGGCCGCAGAATCGTAGATAGAAAGCTGTCGACGAGCCTCGTCTATCTGTTCGGCCGAGGTGAGGCGGGCGTGTTGCAGTCGGTAGGTATAGTAGAGATAAAGTCCGAAGAGCGTGCTGCCGTGCGCCGAGATGCGGTCGTCGAGCCAAGTTCTGAGCTGTTTGTAGGCCTGTGCATAGATGGGAGCCGAGGAGGTTTTGATGCGCTGCATGGCCAGTTGGTCGCCACGGTCGCGGGCCGAATAAAACAGTTGGTCGAGCGAATCGAGCGTGTGCCGCTGTCCCGCCACCTCTTTCTCCTGTACAAATCGTTCGTACTCGCGTTGCCAAACGCTACCCGGCATCGTGAGATGGAGACTTCCGTCGTTGCTGATGGCGAGGTGGATGCGGTTCTCTCCGGCGGAGAGGAAGACGTAACGCCCGTGCTGGAGAGTAGATTCCATATCGTTGGGGTTGAACACGGGCGAGAGGAAGACGAGTTGCGAGCGTAGCGTGTCGTTGCGATAGCGAATGGTGCCCTGCGTCAATTCAATAGAGTCGAGGGGTAGGAGATAGCTGTTCTGTTCGTCGTAGACTGTGAAAAGATAAAGCCGGTGGCAGTCGCCAGTCGTCATCGTGCCTGTAAGGGCAATGCCTTCGGCCCGGGAAAACAGGCAGAGGGCAAGCCAGGAGAGGAGGAAGAAGATTCTCTTTGACATCTGTTTCGTGTGGGATTAGGTCAGCGTTCATTGGGTTGCATCGTTCCGCTGTTGAAGCGTAACACCTTGGGCGGAATGGGCAAGACATACTTCGCGTCGTTGGCTGGCAGAGTGAAAGTTCCCTCGGCTGTGGCATGTGTCACGGTCTTGGCAAAGCGTGCGTCGCGGTTCAACCGCTTGAGGTCGATGTAACGCGTCATCCCCGACATGGCCAACTCTCGCCGACGCTCCTCGAGCACCTGCCTCAGGGCATCGTCGTTGTTGGCCGCTGTGAGTGGAGTATGATCCTTAATGCGGTTGTTGCGCAGCTGATTGATGAGCTGCATTGCCCTTGTGGCCGACCCTACGCGAGCTTCGCATTCGGCAGCGATGAGATACAACTCGGGGGTAGACACAGCTAAGTTGGCCCGCAGATAGGGAGCCCACACGTAATGGGTGGTAGGGATGTTGCGGAAGTTTTGCGTGAAATAGATTTGCAGTCGCATATCTTTGGCCGGATAGAGGGCGATGAGTTCGTCGGATCCGAACACCTTCGAGCTCATGCCATACACATAGGGAGCGAACTTGATGTAGATATTCTCCGGGTTGTCGATGTCTTGCGGCACGTTGGTTCTGCCGATAGAGTTTTGCGGCTTCACTACAGCATATTTCTTCAGGTCCATCAACGTTCCGTTGGTGGCCAAAACCTCGTTTGCAGCGGCCAATGCCTGGGTGTAGTCTCCCATGTAGAGATAGGTCTTGGCCAAGATTCCTACGCCTGCGGCCTTTGAAGCGCGGAAGGCATTGCTCTTGGGACGAGCCGGGAGATCGGGCAGAGCGGTCTGCAAGTCGGCCAAGATTTGTGCGTAAACCTCCTTGACACTCGCCCGCACCAAATTCTTTCGCGAGATATTTTCGTCCAGAATGAGTGGCACGCCGGGATCTGTCGCCGCCGTGTTCTCGTCGTAATGACGGGCATAACCGTTCACGAGATAGAGATACTCTAAGGCCCGACTCACCAAAGCCTCGGCCCTGATGGAGCGTTTCTCTTGTTCGGTGGCCTCTTCCGCTCCCATTACGTTGTCCACTACTGTGTTGTAGTAGTAGATTCGGGAATAAGAGGCATACCAAAGTCCATCATCGGCAGCATCGCCGAATACCTCTTTCTGATACGTATAAAGGTTTTTGATGGCCAGGTCTACGCTATTCAGTCCGGGAGTTGCCGTTCCTTCGGCCACGTCGGGCAGGAAAACGTCGTCGGTGAGATAGGTTGGGTAAACGTCCGACACCTTTTGCACACTTTCGTGGTTAAGAAGCGTTTCAAAATCGGCCGCCGTCTGCGGGATGGTAGCACCTTTCGGCTTGATGCCGAGATAGCTGTCGCAGGAAGCAAGCAAGGTTCCTGCGACCCAGCATGCCAGTATGATCGTCTTTGTCTTCATTGTTTTTGAGGTTTAAAATTGAGCAGACAGGCCTATTGTCCATGTTGTTGGATTGGGAATGGCCCGTTGTCCCCATCCGTATCCGAAGGTTCCCAGTGCCTCGGGGTCGATTCCGCTGTGGTTGGCCTTCCAGGTCAGCACGTTCTGGACCTGAACTGTGAGGTTGAGAGCTGTCATTCTGCATTTTGTCACCCAACGTCTGTCGAAGTGATAGGTGAGCGACACGTCGCGCAACTTGATGTAATCGCCTTTGATGACGTGAATATCCGACGCATACCAAGGATGGCGCACCGAGGTGAGGTCGAGGTTATAACCGGTGAAGGCCGGTGTGACGCCTGCCCGTTGTTCGTCGCCGGGTTGTTGCCATCTATTTAAAATCGTTCGACTCACATTCGTTGTCGGTGGTAAGGAGAGGAAAGGAGCCGCCTCGCCTCGTAGCACATGTCCGCCGTAATAGATGAACATCAACGAGAGTTCAAAGCCTTTGTAGGCAAAGATGTTGGTGAGCGAACCACTATACCTCGGATGCCGTGTGCCCGAATAGGTGAGGTCGTCCATCGAGGTGATGCCTTTTACCACATCTTTTCCGCCGTTGGCATAGTATTGCGGGGTTCCATC from Prevotella sp. oral taxon 475 encodes:
- a CDS encoding CCA tRNA nucleotidyltransferase; the protein is MKMLSDAQLAELLDQDIFHRISEAADALGLECYVVGGYVRDLFLERPSNDIDVVVVGSGIRVADALRQRLGRKAHISVFRHFGTAQVKYRDYEVEFVGARKESYSHDSRKPVVEDGTLEDDQNRRDFTINAMAICLNAERFGQLTDPFDGIADLEDGLIRTPLDPDITFSDDPLRMLRCIRFATQLRFFIDDETFDALTRNAERIRIISGERIADELNKIMMTSQPSRGFVDLQRCGLLPLIFPELSQLDNVETRNGRAHKNNFYHTLEVLDNICCHTDNLWLRWAALLHDIGKARTKRWDNAAGWTFHNHNFIGARMVPELFRRLKLPLDAKMKYVQKLVDLHMRPIAIADEEVTDSAVRRLMNDAGEDTDDLMTLCEADITSKNAVRKRRFLDNFRIVREKLADLKERDYKRLLQPVIDGNEIMELFHLGPCREVGLLKQALKDAVLDNRVPNERKPLMQLLMQKAREMALI
- a CDS encoding phosphoribosylaminoimidazolecarboxamide formyltransferase, with amino-acid sequence MKELELKYGCNPNQQPSRIWIERGELPLEVLNGRPGYINFLDALNGWQLVSELKAACGLPAAASFKHVSPAGAALGLPLDDTLRHIYFTPDTPLSPLACAYARARGADRMSSYGDFIALSDVCDESTARIIGPEVSDGVIAPGFTPEALALLKAKRRGTYSIICIDPAYTPDPIERKQVFGITFEQARNHLRLDSPELFAHIPTRNQSFTPEARRDLVLALITLKYTQSNSVCYAKDGQAIGIGAGQQSRIHCTRLAGQKADTWWLRQHPRVMNLPFVEGIRRADRDNCIDLFIGDDHDDVLAEGAWQQFFRHRPEPLTAEERREWIARQRGVSLGSDAFFPFGDNIERAHRSGVQFIAQAGGSVRDDHVIATCDKYDIAMAFTGVRLFHH
- a CDS encoding TlpA disulfide reductase family protein, coding for MSKRIFFLLSWLALCLFSRAEGIALTGTMTTGDCHRLYLFTVYDEQNSYLLPLDSIELTQGTIRYRNDTLRSQLVFLSPVFNPNDMESTLQHGRYVFLSAGENRIHLAISNDGSLHLTMPGSVWQREYERFVQEKEVAGQRHTLDSLDQLFYSARDRGDQLAMQRIKTSSAPIYAQAYKQLRTWLDDRISAHGSTLFGLYLYYTYRLQHARLTSAEQIDEARRQLSIYDSAARQSLYFLRAMQKVEAAERTLVGRPAPDITGIDPEGRPLSLKDFRGRYVLVDFWSSSCTWCRKETPNLLRAYTDFKTRGLAVLGVSTDFRRADWLKAIADDGALWAHLLLSKEARKEVLSAYSIISIPEILLVSPEGRIVAKGLRGKAIYEAVERVLGREGIKEGRNKGGVKE
- a CDS encoding RagB/SusD family nutrient uptake outer membrane protein, coding for MKTKTIILACWVAGTLLASCDSYLGIKPKGATIPQTAADFETLLNHESVQKVSDVYPTYLTDDVFLPDVAEGTATPGLNSVDLAIKNLYTYQKEVFGDAADDGLWYASYSRIYYYNTVVDNVMGAEEATEQEKRSIRAEALVSRALEYLYLVNGYARHYDENTAATDPGVPLILDENISRKNLVRASVKEVYAQILADLQTALPDLPARPKSNAFRASKAAGVGILAKTYLYMGDYTQALAAANEVLATNGTLMDLKKYAVVKPQNSIGRTNVPQDIDNPENIYIKFAPYVYGMSSKVFGSDELIALYPAKDMRLQIYFTQNFRNIPTTHYVWAPYLRANLAVSTPELYLIAAECEARVGSATRAMQLINQLRNNRIKDHTPLTAANNDDALRQVLEERRRELAMSGMTRYIDLKRLNRDARFAKTVTHATAEGTFTLPANDAKYVLPIPPKVLRFNSGTMQPNER